In Runella sp. SP2, the genomic window CGTGGCGGACGGTGATTTTGTGAAAGAGTTTCAAAAGCAAAACATTGGCGTTAGCCTTTGGAAATACTTCTTGTGGGCGGCGTTGGCGTTTTTGCTTTTAGAAATCTTAGTCATTCGCCTGATAAAATAGTGCGTTTTCGTACCTCTGGTTTTGAGAAACCAGAGGCACACACGGGTGCTGCTTGTTTCTCGAACAGGTGTTGCTGGTTTCTCAAAACCAGCGCAAACGCAGAATGTGCAAAGGTTTCTCAAACAGGTGCTGCTGGTTTCTCAAAACCAGCGTAAACGCAGAATGTGCAAAAGGTTTCTCAAAACCTTGCCTATGAATGAAAAGCTAGTTTTTTTACCCCAATTTGAGGAAAAGTTTTCCCGTTTTGTAAAATATACGTTTGGCTCAAATTTTTGATAACTTGCAACAAACGACTCTAAACTTTATAAACATGAATGACTTAATACGGGGATTATTGGCAGGCTACGGCGCAAAAAAATTAGGAGGAGGCTGTGTAAGCACAGTCGTTATATTTCTAGTCCTTTGGTATGTTTTAGGACAATGTAGCTAAAACGACCAATAAAAAACGCCGTCAATTTTCACTGACGGCGTTTTTTATTGGTGTAAACTGACCAGACTAACTCATGATTTTACCCAATGAGTTGTCGTATAAATCTTTAGCTTCGGCTCCAGAAATAACCGTTTGTTTATCAACAACAAAACCTTCTTTCGTTACTTTACCAAGCAAGGCGTGCGTGATTTTAAGGTCGGCACCAAGCACTTTTTGGAATTCTGCTTGCTTATCAGGGCTTACACTGACCAACACGCGGCTTTGAGCTTCGCCAAACAAGAACGCATCGGCGCGGTAAGGACTTTGAGTTGCAACTTCAAAACCAAATCCGCGTGGCAAGGCAGATTCGGCCAAAGCCACCATCAAACCACCATCCGAAACGTCATGAACTGACTCAACCAATTGCTTAGAAATCAATTGTGCCACTGCTTGTTGCAATTCAAATTCCTCGTCGAGGTCGAACGCGGGAGCAGGAGAGGCTTTTACGCCACGGTATGAGTACAAGTATTCCGACGAAGCGATGTCATTTTTCGGCTGACCTACTAAGAAAATCAAATCACCTTCGTTTTTGAAGTCGAGTGTCATTTGGTTCTCAGGTTTTTCCATCAAACCAATCATGCCAATTGTTGGAGTTGGGAAAACAGGGCCGTCGTCCGATGATTGATTGTAGAAACTCACGTTACCACCCGTCACAGGTGTACTGAATTTGCGGCAAGCTTCACCCATTCCTTTAACGGCATGAACAAATTGCCAATAAACTTCAGGAACGTACGGGTTACCGAAGTTGAGGTTGTTGGTAATCGCCAACGGTTCAGCTCCTGTACAAACGAGGTTACGAGCTGCTTCCGAAACCGCGATTTGTGCACCCACAAACGGGTCAGCATTGACGTAACGAGCGTTACAGTCAACCGTCATGGCGATGCCTTTTTGGTAGTTCGGGCGTTCTACGTCGCGAATACGAACCACTGCCGAGTCCGAAGGACGGTTGGTCGAGCGGTTGGCCGTACCTACCATCGAGTCGTATTGCTCATACACCCACTTCTTAGAAGCGATGTTCGGATGCGACAGAAGGTGACGCGTCACAGCTGCAATTTCAGCTGCTGAATTTACGTCAGCTACCGAGTTAATATCGAATTTTTTAAACTCTTGGAAATAGGCAGGTTCACGGTATTCGCGGTGGTTTTGCGGAGCACCTCCACCCAACACAAGATCGTGAGCAGGTACGTCAGCAATCAATTCGCCGTGTTGGAAGAAATGTAAGCGGCCACCTTCAACCACTTCACCGATTTGGGCGCAGTGCAAATCCCATTTATCAAAAATGCCTTTGATGACATCTTCTTTGCCTTTTTCAACCACCACCAACATACGTTCTTGTGATTCAGAAAGCAAAATTTCCCAACCTTTCATGTTGGCTTGGCGCGTTGGTACTTTATCGAGGTCGATAATCATCCCGTGTTCGCCTTTGGCACTCATTTCAGAGGTAGAGCAGATGATACCCGCAGCTCCCATGTCTTGAATACCCACTACATAACCTGTACGAATAATTTCAAGTGAGGCTTCCAAAAGCAATTTTTCCATGAAAGGGTCGCCTACTTGAACGGCTGGCAATTTCTCGGTTGATTTTTCAGAAATATCTTCCGAAGCAAAACTTGCTCCTCCGATACCGTCTTTGCCCGTGGCCGAACCTACAATAAATACGGGATTACCTACGCCATAGCTAATGGCGCGAGCTACTTCACCCGCTTTTACGATTCCTGCCGAAAACGCATTGACGAGCGGGTTGGTATTATAGCAATCATCAAAGAAAACTTCGCCGCCTACGGTTGGGATACCGAACGCATTACCATAATCGCCGATTCCTTTTACTACCCCTTTTACGAGCCATTTTGTTTTGGCTAATTCGGGGTTTCCGAAGCGGAGAGAGTTTAATTGAGCAATGGGACGCGCGCCCATCGTAAAAATATCGCGGTTGATACCGCCTACACCCGTTGCCGCGCCTTGATAAGGTTCAAGAGCTGAAGGGTGGTTGTGAGATTCAATTTTAAAGCTACACGCAAGGCCGTCGCCAATGTCAACCAGACCAGCGTTTTCTTCGCCAGCCTTGGCAAGCATACGGTCAGAGTCACGGGGGAGGGTTTTAAGCCAAACGATTGAGTTTTTGTACGAGCAGTGCTCCGACCACATCACCGAGAATATGCTCAACTCAGTGAAGTTGGGCGTGCGGCCTAGTATTTGTTTGATTTGTTCAAATTCTTCGGGAAGAATACCTAGTTTTTTGGCGGTTTCGACGGTTGGTAGTTGTTCTACGTGTTCCACGAGCGGAGGAGTTGGGGGATTGGTGATTTGTACTAAAGGTGCAAAGTTAACTTTGACGGCACCTATTTTCTAACATTATTTTATATTTTCTTCCTTGCGTGCCTATTTGAGCGTCTTTTTTCAAGAAATACTCACTTCAATTTGCAAAGAATACTCATGTAAACTGGTCGAAAAAGTCGAAAAACTGGACCTGATTGAAAAAATGTAAAAACAGAATCCCGATTGGCAACTCTAATTAATGAATTGTCAATGAAAATGGTGTTTTTTTGAAAAATATCTTATGAAACTAGATATTATTGCGAAAATATGAAATATTAATCTTTGGTATTATGAAATTGTAAAATTCCAAGATAATTTGATATATTCTCAATATTTTAAAAATACAGGTACAATATTTGGCAAAAAGGTTGTTGTACCAAATAAATTTTTGTGTAACTTGCGTGAGATTAAAGTTCCGTAGAAGTACTTAGGCAACCAAGTGACGAATCGGAAGTCAACCAACCCCCAATATACAACAAAACCATGTTAGAATCTGCCCAACAGGGGTTATATCGCCCCGAGTTTGAACATGACGCATGCGGTATTGGTTTCCGCGCCAATATGAAGGGTCGCAAGTCTCACCAGATGGTCGCTGATGCGATTACAATGCTCGAACGTATGGATCACCGCGGTGCTTGCGGTTGCGATCCTAACACGGGTGACGGTGCTGGAATTCTTATTCAAATCCCTCATGAATTTTTTGTGGAAGAATGTACCAAATTAGCCATTACCCTCCCCGCTGCGGGTGAGTACGGTGTTGGTATGATTTTCTTCCCTAAAGATGAAAAGCTTCGCAGTGAATGCCGCGATATCCTCAACCGAAAAATTAAAAAATTGGGTATGGAATTGCTAGGCTACCGCCGTGTTCCAACACTCAATGATGTTTTGGGAGAAGGCTCCTTGTCGGTAGAACCACAAGTAGAACAACTATTCATCAAACGTCCTGATTCAGTTACAGATGAGTTGGGTTTTGAGCGTAAGTTGTTTGTACTTCGTCAATACGCCACTCGTATAATTAATGATACTGTAGTGGGTGCCAAAGCGCATTTTTATTTCTCGTCGCTTTCGTGCCGTACTATTTCTTATAAAGGTCAGCTGACAACGAGTCAATTGAACTACTATTTTCCTGATTTACACAATGAATCAGTAGTTTCGGCTTTTGCCATTATTCACTCGCGCTTTTCTACCAATACATTCCCTTCTTGGAAACTAGCACAGCCTTTCCGCTATGTGGCTCACAATGGTGAAATTAATACCGTTCGTGGTAACGTCAACTGGATTCGCGCTGGCGAGAAGTCGTTCTGGACAGAGCACTTCACCAAAGAAGAAATGGACATGTTGTTGCCAATCTGTGATTTAACTAACTCGGATACGGCCAACTTGGACAACGCCATCGAACTCCTGTATTTGTCGGGTCGCTCATTGCCACACGTAATGATGATGGTGGTACCCGAAGCTTGGGATGGCAACGAGGCCATGGATCCAGAACGTAAGGCTTTCTACGAATACCACGCGGCTATTCAAGAACCTTGGGATGGGCCTGCTTCTATTTCATTCACGGATGGTAAAATCATCGGTGCTACCCTCGATCGTAACGGTTTGCGTCCTTCGCGTTATTGGGTGTTGGACGACGATACCATTATTATGGCCTCGGAAGCAGGGGTACTCGACATAGACCCTGCGCGCGTAGTGTCCAAAGGTCGCTTGCAGTCGGGTAAAATGTTTGTGGTGGATATGGAACAAGGCCGTATCATCCCCGACGAAGAGCTCAAAGCCGATATTTGTTCACGTCAGCCGTATCAAAAATGGTTGGATGAAAATAAAATCAAAATTTCTGACCTCGAACCTTCACAACGTCCGTTTGCACCGTATGACGATAAACTTCTACTAAAACGTCAAATCGCGTTTGGCTTTACTTCAGAAGACCTACGGATGGTGATTGGGCCGATGGCCGAAACTGGCTATGAGGCGATTGGCTCGATGGGTGTCGATGTGCCACTTGCGGTACTTTCTGACCAAAGCCAACACCTTTCTAATTACTTTAAGCAACTTTTCGCGCAAGT contains:
- the purL gene encoding phosphoribosylformylglycinamidine synthase subunit PurL, with amino-acid sequence MEHVEQLPTVETAKKLGILPEEFEQIKQILGRTPNFTELSIFSVMWSEHCSYKNSIVWLKTLPRDSDRMLAKAGEENAGLVDIGDGLACSFKIESHNHPSALEPYQGAATGVGGINRDIFTMGARPIAQLNSLRFGNPELAKTKWLVKGVVKGIGDYGNAFGIPTVGGEVFFDDCYNTNPLVNAFSAGIVKAGEVARAISYGVGNPVFIVGSATGKDGIGGASFASEDISEKSTEKLPAVQVGDPFMEKLLLEASLEIIRTGYVVGIQDMGAAGIICSTSEMSAKGEHGMIIDLDKVPTRQANMKGWEILLSESQERMLVVVEKGKEDVIKGIFDKWDLHCAQIGEVVEGGRLHFFQHGELIADVPAHDLVLGGGAPQNHREYREPAYFQEFKKFDINSVADVNSAAEIAAVTRHLLSHPNIASKKWVYEQYDSMVGTANRSTNRPSDSAVVRIRDVERPNYQKGIAMTVDCNARYVNADPFVGAQIAVSEAARNLVCTGAEPLAITNNLNFGNPYVPEVYWQFVHAVKGMGEACRKFSTPVTGGNVSFYNQSSDDGPVFPTPTIGMIGLMEKPENQMTLDFKNEGDLIFLVGQPKNDIASSEYLYSYRGVKASPAPAFDLDEEFELQQAVAQLISKQLVESVHDVSDGGLMVALAESALPRGFGFEVATQSPYRADAFLFGEAQSRVLVSVSPDKQAEFQKVLGADLKITHALLGKVTKEGFVVDKQTVISGAEAKDLYDNSLGKIMS